One Streptomyces umbrinus genomic window, CGTCCATGTAGCCGCCTCCGCGGGCTGGCTCGGGCTCACGCTCGGGCTGCTCGCTCTGGGGATCACCGCGACCACCACAGGGTCCGCAGTGACCGTTGAGGCCTCCGTCCGCGCCATGAAGCTGTTCGCCGACTGGCTCCTGCTCCCCCTCGCGTTTCTCACGCTCGTCAGTGGTCTGGTGCTGTCCCTGGGCACGCCGTGGGGGCTGGCGAGGCACCGCTGGGTCTACATCAAGTTCTGGCTGACTCTCGCCACGATCACCGCCACTGTCTTCGCGCTGCGTCCCGGAGTAGGTTCCGCTGTCACAGCCGTTTCGGCAGGTGGCCCGCTGCCTGACGCCGGTGACGTTCTGTTCGGGCCGATCGTCTCGCTGTCCGCCTATCTCTTCATGACGGTGATCTCGGTCCTCAAGCCCTGGGGACTGACCCGGCGTGGACGGAAGCTGCGTGAGCAGAAGTCGGCCGGGCAGAAGCCGCGTGGGCAAAAGATCAGTGCGGCTGCCCGGAAACCGGTGGACGCCGAGCGGGCATCTCAGACAGCCTGACCTGCGTGTCGACTCCTTCCCCCGCCTTCCAGCCCATCCGCCGTCTGACGCCACGCGATCTCTCCGCCTGCGCCGATCTCTCCGAGAACCGCGGCTGGCCCCGCGAGGAACACAAGTGGGGCCTCCTCCTCACGGCCGGCACGGGTTATGGCATCGACGACCCCGACGGGGGCCTCGTCACCGCCTGCGTCGTGACCTCGTACGGGCCCCAGGACCGCCCCGCTCTGGCCGCGATCGGCATGGTGCTGGTCGCCGAGCGGCACGCCCGCCAGGGCGTCGGACGCAGGCTGATGCGGCATGTCGTCGGCGAGCTGGGCACCACACCGATGACGCTGCACGCGACGCCGTACGGGCGCCCTCTCTACGAGGAACTGGGGTTCAAGACCACCGGACGAGCCGAGATGGTCCGCGGCCACTTCGCCCCAAGCGGACCGGAGCCCGAGGTCGCCACGCGTGCTGCCACCGCCGAGGACCTCACCGCGATCCTCCGGCTCGACGAAGAGGTCTTCGGTACCGACCGCACGCACATGATCACGCGCCTGCCCGCCTTCGCCGACCAGTTGCGTGTCGCCGAGGAGGACGGCCGGGTCATCGGCTACGCGGCCGCCTGGCCCAACCTGGACAACCATGTCGTGGGCCCGCTGATCGCCCGCGACACGCAGACGGCCAAGGCGCTCATCGCCTCGCTGGCCGCCCACGTCGACGGGCCTTTGCGCACCGACATCGACGTACGGCACGAGGAGTTGCTGGCGTGGGTGAAAAAACGCGGGCTCGCTCCCACGGGTTTCAACGCGGTCATGACGTACGGCATCGCGGAGTTGCCGGGAGACTGGACGCGGCGGTTCGCTCCCCTCACGGTGGCGGCGGGCTGAAGGGCAGAGGATGAGTTCGGCCGACGTCGCAGAGCTCGGCGTCTGAGAGCTGAGCCTCTGAGAAATCCGAGGTTGAGCTCGGCGGTCAAGAGCTGGCGGCACACCGAAACGCCTGCCCCGGATGGGGGCAGGCGTTTCGGTATTTCCTGGCGCTACGGCGCTTTCCAGCGCTCCTGGGCGAGCGTCTTCAGCGCGGCCGTGGCGAAGGAGTGGTCCTGCTCCGGCGCGCCGCCGCCGACACCGATCGCGCCGATGAGGCGGCCGTCGCGGTGGACCGGGACACCGCCCGCGATGAAGAGCAGCGGGCGGTCGAGGGCGGTGGGCAGGGTGTGGAAGAGGCCACCCGGCTGCACGGCGTCGACGAGATCCGCGGTGGGGGTGTCCAGCTGCAGTGCCGTGTAGGCCTTGCGGGTGCTGGTCTCACCGGAGATCAGTACGGCCCGGTCGTCGCGCCGGAAGGCAAGCAGGTGGCCGCCCGCGTCGAGGATGGTGACGCTGACCTTCACGTCGGCGGCTTCCGCGGCGCGACGGGCGGCCGTGACGAGAGCCTCGGCGTCCTGGATGGTCAGCGGGGTGACGGTGGCGGTGCTCATGAGCTTGTTTCTCCTTGATGGGTGGTGCTGTGTGGGGGTGCTGGTTTGCCGGGTCGTGGCGTGTGGGGGCAGCGGTCCGCTGAGATGCGGGTGAAGGCTTGCTCGGGCTTCGGTCGGCCGCCGGACAGCCCTGGCCCTGCGGCCGGCCACGCCAGGGCGGATGCGACCGCCCAGGCAGCGGGTCAGTGGTGCACAGCCGCCTTCTGCTGCCCGGACTCCGCCGACGCTGCCCCGGTGACGATCAGGCCGTCGGCCGTGTTGGCGGCGTCGGCCCGGCGCTCCAGAGCGGCCGAGAGGACGGCCAGCACGAGGGCGGCCGCGGCGAGGACCGCGCCGACCCAGTTGGGGGCGGTGTAGCCGAGGCCGGCCGCGATGACGATGCCGCCGAGCCAGGCGGAGAGGGCGTTGCCGAGGTTGAAGGCGCCGATGTTCACGGCGGAGGCGAGCGTCGGGGCGCCGTGCGCCTGGTCGAGCACCCGCTTCTGGAGCGGTGGCACGGTGGCGAACCCGAGGGCACCGATCAGCGTGATGGTCACGGCCGCCGCGATCTTGTTGTGCGCGGTGAGCGTGAAGAGCGCGAGTACGACGGCGAGGGCGCCCAGGGAGACGTACAGCATCGGCATCAGGGCGCGGTCGGCGAACCTGCCGCCGACGAGGTTGCCGCCGACCATGCCGATACCGAAGAGAACGAGTAGCCAGGTGACGGAACCGTCGGCGAAGCCGCCCACGTGCGTCATCATCGGCGCGATGTAGGTGATCGCCGCGAAGACTCCGCCGAAGCCGAGGACGGTCATCGCCATCGCGAGCAGCACCTGGACGTTCTTGAACGCGGCCAGCTCGTGACGCAGGCGCACGCCTTCCGGCTTGGCCATGTCAGGGACGAGCTTGGCGATGCCCGCCAGGCCGAGGACGCCCAGGGCCGCGACGATCGTGAACGTCACGCGCCAGCCGACGGACTGGCCGATGAGGGTGCCCAGCGGTACGCCGACGACGTTGGCGACGGTCAGGCCGGTGAACATCATCGAGATGGCGCCGGCCTTCTTGTCCGGCGCGACGAGGTCCGCGGCCACCACCGAGCCGATGCCGAAGAAGGCACCGTGCGCGAGCGAGGCGACCACGCGGCCGATCAGCATCACGGTGAAGTTGGGAGCGACGGCGGAGAGCAGGTTGCCGACGATGAAGAGCCCCATCAGGAGCATCAGCATCCGCTTGCGGGAAACCTTGGTGCCGAGGACCGTCATGAGCGGCGCGCCGAACATGACGCCGAGCGCGTAGCCGGTCACGAGGAAGCCCGCGGTGGGGATCGAGACACCGAAGTCACCGGCGACCTCGGGCAGCAAACCCATGATCACGAACTCGGTGGTTCCGATTCCGAAGGCCCCGATCGCGAGGGCAAGAAGCGCGAGAGGCATGGGGGAGAACCTTCCCAGACGATTGCAGGAGCGCTTTACGTGCGTTGACAATACTTGCAGACGCCGACTAGTTGCAAGCGCGGACTATTGCGGGAGTGCTCTATCCTGGTGTCAGCCGCTCCGGTACGGAGGAGAACGCCATGACAGCGACGGACCCCGCGCTCACCGCCCTCGCCCAGGGCTGGTGCGCCCTCTCCCTGCTGCACGGGAGGATCGAGGCTCACATCGAACGGGCCCTGCAGACCAAGCACGACCTGAGCGTGCGCGAGTACTCGCTGCTCGACGTTCTCAGCCGTCAGCACGACGGCGACGGCGGCCACCTCCAGATGAAGCAGGTCGCCGACGCGGTCGTCCTCAGCCAGAGCGCCACCACGCGACTGGTGACCCGCCTGGAGGACCGCGGGCTGCTCTTGCGTTACCTGTGCCCGACCGATCGCCGCGGCATCTACACGAACGTCAGCGAGGCGGGCCTCAAGCTCCTCGACGAAGCCCGGCCCACCAATGACTCCGCTCTGCGCGAGGCACTCGACGCAGCGGCCATGAATCCCGAGCTGGCGCCGCTGGTGCGCGTCGTCGAGTCGGCGAGCGCGCCGACGCCCGCGTAACGAGCGCGGCCACCCTGCGCGCGCGTGATGCACCGGCGTCGGGTCACATCTACGTAGGGGCACGTCAACGCGGGGGCACGTCTGTCCAGGGGCACGTCTGCGTAGGGTGCTGCCATGGGAGATCTTGAGATACGACCGGCTGCCCCGGACGACGTCCCTGCCATCGTCGCGATGCTCGCCGACGACCCTCTGGGAGCGCAGCGCGAGTCACCGGACGACCTGAGCCCCTATCTGGCCGCCCTGGAGCGCCTGAGTGACGATCCGAATCAGCATCTGGTCGTCGCCGTACGCGAGGGCCGTGTCGTCGGCACGCTCCAACTCACGATCATTCCGGGGCTGTCCCGCAAGGGCGCGACCCGCTCGATCATCGAAGGCGTACGCATTCATGCCGACGAGCGCGGCAGCGGTCTGGGCACCCGCTTCATCGAGTGGGCGATCGACCGTTCCCGGAGCGAGGGCTGCCAGTTGGTGCAGCTGACCTCCGACGTCAGCCGCACCGACGCCCGCCGGTTTTACGAACGGCTCGGCTTCACGGCATCCCACGTCGGGTTCAAGCTGCAACTCTGAGGCTAATCCCGGCCGCCGAGTCGATGCGCGGGTCCATGTTGCGGTGAGGGGCGTCATGTTTCACGTGAAACATGACGCCCCTCACCCATCACAGTGCGGCTAACGGATCCCGCGCCACCCCTCAGGATCCACACCACCCGGCACGGAAGCCCCCTCCTCGTACGGCTGCCGCGTGAACACGAACGACCCGAGGTCCAGGTGGTCCATCGCTCCGTCGGGGCTCTGTACGGCCCTCAGCGCCTCGCCCGCGTAGTAGCCGTCGAGTCCCGTCCAGGTCCCGTCTCCGTTGGCCCGGAAACGCGAACGCCTGCCGTTGCCGGACAGTGGCCCGAGCGAGACACCCCCATCGGCCGTGAGGCGCAGCGCGAAGGCGTGTGTTCCCCAATACCAGGGTCCCGCCAACTCCAGTACGGAACAGTCGACCTCGGGCAGCGGCCGCCACGGCTCGGGGATCCGGGGCTCAGCCTCGGCGACGATGCGTACGAGATCGGCGGCGACCGTGAACACCGGCGGGCCTGAGGTGCAGTTGGCGAGCACGACGGCGGCCAGGTCGTCCTCGACGCTGATCATGAGACCGGCGAGAAAGCCGGGCAGAGAACCGGAGTGCCCCGCGAGCATCCGGCCGTCCCGGTACTGGACCTGCATACCGAGGCCGTACGCGGTGCCGGCCGCCACCTCTTCGGCTTCGGCGGGCGCGGCGGGCGTACGCATCTCCCGTACGGACGCCTCACTCAGCACCCGGTCGTCGCCCTTGGCCAGGAAGGCCGCGAAGCGAGCCAAGTCACCAGTGGTCGACCAGAGTTGGCCCGCCGGTGCCATCCTGCCCAGGTCCTCGACCGGCTCCGGCAGCATCACGTCCGCCCAGGGGTGCACGGCCCAGCCGCCCGCGTGCGGTGCTTCAGGCTCCGCACCCGTGCGGCGCAGCCCCAGCGGTTCGAGCACCTCGTTCCGTAGGGCCTCCTCCCACGGGACGCCCCTCAGCTCCTCGACCAGCGCGCCCAGCAACGTATAGCCGGGGTTCGAGTAGTGGAACCGTCGTCCGACGGGATGCCGGTGCGGCTGTTCGCCCAGCACGTCGGCGAGCTCGGGACGCAGTGATCCGGGGGTGCGCTCCCACCAGGGGGCGGGCGATTCGGCTGCCAATCCGCTTGTGTGCGCGAGGAGTTCGGCGATCGTCGCCTCCCCCGCGCCGGTGCCGGGAAGGTGCTTCTCCAGCGGATCACTCAGGTCCAGGACGCCTTCGTCGCGCAGCCGCAGCACCAGGACGGCGGTGAACGTCTTGGTGATCGAACCGATCCTGTACTGCACGTTCTCGTCCGGCCCATGCCCGTCCACCGAGGTGCGGGAACCGTGCCACACCGTCTCTCC contains:
- a CDS encoding DUF2269 domain-containing protein; the encoded protein is MKLSRPARRATLVVHVAASAGWLGLTLGLLALGITATTTGSAVTVEASVRAMKLFADWLLLPLAFLTLVSGLVLSLGTPWGLARHRWVYIKFWLTLATITATVFALRPGVGSAVTAVSAGGPLPDAGDVLFGPIVSLSAYLFMTVISVLKPWGLTRRGRKLREQKSAGQKPRGQKISAAARKPVDAERASQTA
- a CDS encoding GNAT family N-acetyltransferase; translation: MSTPSPAFQPIRRLTPRDLSACADLSENRGWPREEHKWGLLLTAGTGYGIDDPDGGLVTACVVTSYGPQDRPALAAIGMVLVAERHARQGVGRRLMRHVVGELGTTPMTLHATPYGRPLYEELGFKTTGRAEMVRGHFAPSGPEPEVATRAATAEDLTAILRLDEEVFGTDRTHMITRLPAFADQLRVAEEDGRVIGYAAAWPNLDNHVVGPLIARDTQTAKALIASLAAHVDGPLRTDIDVRHEELLAWVKKRGLAPTGFNAVMTYGIAELPGDWTRRFAPLTVAAG
- a CDS encoding GlcG/HbpS family heme-binding protein, whose amino-acid sequence is MSTATVTPLTIQDAEALVTAARRAAEAADVKVSVTILDAGGHLLAFRRDDRAVLISGETSTRKAYTALQLDTPTADLVDAVQPGGLFHTLPTALDRPLLFIAGGVPVHRDGRLIGAIGVGGGAPEQDHSFATAALKTLAQERWKAP
- a CDS encoding MFS transporter — translated: MPLALLALAIGAFGIGTTEFVIMGLLPEVAGDFGVSIPTAGFLVTGYALGVMFGAPLMTVLGTKVSRKRMLMLLMGLFIVGNLLSAVAPNFTVMLIGRVVASLAHGAFFGIGSVVAADLVAPDKKAGAISMMFTGLTVANVVGVPLGTLIGQSVGWRVTFTIVAALGVLGLAGIAKLVPDMAKPEGVRLRHELAAFKNVQVLLAMAMTVLGFGGVFAAITYIAPMMTHVGGFADGSVTWLLVLFGIGMVGGNLVGGRFADRALMPMLYVSLGALAVVLALFTLTAHNKIAAAVTITLIGALGFATVPPLQKRVLDQAHGAPTLASAVNIGAFNLGNALSAWLGGIVIAAGLGYTAPNWVGAVLAAAALVLAVLSAALERRADAANTADGLIVTGAASAESGQQKAAVHH
- a CDS encoding MarR family winged helix-turn-helix transcriptional regulator; translation: MTATDPALTALAQGWCALSLLHGRIEAHIERALQTKHDLSVREYSLLDVLSRQHDGDGGHLQMKQVADAVVLSQSATTRLVTRLEDRGLLLRYLCPTDRRGIYTNVSEAGLKLLDEARPTNDSALREALDAAAMNPELAPLVRVVESASAPTPA
- a CDS encoding GNAT family N-acetyltransferase, translating into MGDLEIRPAAPDDVPAIVAMLADDPLGAQRESPDDLSPYLAALERLSDDPNQHLVVAVREGRVVGTLQLTIIPGLSRKGATRSIIEGVRIHADERGSGLGTRFIEWAIDRSRSEGCQLVQLTSDVSRTDARRFYERLGFTASHVGFKLQL
- a CDS encoding serine hydrolase domain-containing protein, coding for MTTPVEELLPATRRALLHRIATAQAEGRAPSLVAAVVRGGETVWHGSRTSVDGHGPDENVQYRIGSITKTFTAVLVLRLRDEGVLDLSDPLEKHLPGTGAGEATIAELLAHTSGLAAESPAPWWERTPGSLRPELADVLGEQPHRHPVGRRFHYSNPGYTLLGALVEELRGVPWEEALRNEVLEPLGLRRTGAEPEAPHAGGWAVHPWADVMLPEPVEDLGRMAPAGQLWSTTGDLARFAAFLAKGDDRVLSEASVREMRTPAAPAEAEEVAAGTAYGLGMQVQYRDGRMLAGHSGSLPGFLAGLMISVEDDLAAVVLANCTSGPPVFTVAADLVRIVAEAEPRIPEPWRPLPEVDCSVLELAGPWYWGTHAFALRLTADGGVSLGPLSGNGRRSRFRANGDGTWTGLDGYYAGEALRAVQSPDGAMDHLDLGSFVFTRQPYEEGASVPGGVDPEGWRGIR